One region of Sebastes fasciatus isolate fSebFas1 chromosome 1, fSebFas1.pri, whole genome shotgun sequence genomic DNA includes:
- the znf740a gene encoding uncharacterized protein znf740a isoform X26, with product MSHLPSSSVRDHMKWAGLLGCEAVLSSMALMQASSMAAPPKKMMAPLGHGPPQREAPDRAPQSHMILPSGMSCPPLVRTHFGNLIRKEGEFQAPRLLDEKEMRANEDMQQKKKNRKSVTPCKGTGGDENGPSSKVQKNFICDHCYGAFRSGYHLKRHILIHTGVKPYACSMCDMRFFQRYHLERHRLTHTGVKPYACSMCDMRFFQRYHLARHSLTHTGVKPYACSMCDMRFFQRYHLARHSLTHTGVKPYACSMCDMRFFQRYHLARHTLTHTGVKPYACSMCDMRFFQRYHLARHSLTHTGVKPYACTMCDMRFIQRYQLERHSLTHTGVKPYACTMCDKRFFQRYHLARHSLTHMGVKPYACTMCDMKFFQRYHLARHSLTHTGVKPYACTMCDKRFFQRYHLARHSLTHMGVKPFACTMCDMRFVQRYHLARHSLTHTGVKPYACTMCDKRFFQRYHLARHSLTHMGVKPFACTMCDMRFVQRYHLARHSLTHTGVKPYACSMCDMRFIQRNHLERHSLTHTGEKPFACDMCDMRFIQRYHLERHKRVHSGEKPYQCERCQQNFSRTDRLLRHRRLCQGRGVAKVENQPCCEPRPYPQEPPPAPPTWSPLHPPPGRLAV from the exons ATGTCACATCTGCCCAGCAGCTCAGTCCGCGACCATATGAAATGG GCGGGGCTGCTTGGCTGCGAGGCTGTCCTCTCCAGCATGGCCCTGATGCAGGCCagctccatggctgctccgccCAAAAAAATGATGGCTCCACTTGGCCATGGACCACCGCAGAGAGAGGCACCTGACCGTGCTCCCCAGAGCCATATGATCCTCCCGTCTGGAATGAGCTGTCCGCCCCTGGTTAGGACCCACTTCGGAAAT CTTATCCGGAAGGAAGGTGAATTCCAAGCTCCCCGCCTGCTGGATGAGAAGGAGATGAGGGCCAACGAGGAcatgcagcagaaaaaaaagaacaggaaATCAGTAACGCCCTGCAAA GGCACAGGTGGAGATGAGAATGGTCCATCATCCAAAGTGCAGAAAAACTTTATTTGTGATCACTGTTACGGAGCTTTTAGGAGTGGATACCACCTGAAGAGACATATCCTCATTCATACAG gGGTGAAGCCGTACGCTTGTTCCATGTGTGACATGAGGTTTTTCCAGCGTTACCACCTGGAGAGACACAGACTCACTCATACGG GGGTGAAGCCGTACGCTTGCTCCATGTGTGACATGAGGTTCTTCCAACGTTACCATCTGGCAAGACACAGCCTCACTCATACTG GGGTGAAGCCATACGCTTGCTCCATGTGTGACATGAGGTTTTTCCAACGCTACCACTTGGCAAGACACAGCCTCACTCACACGG GGGTGAAGCCATATGCTTGCTCCATGTGTGACATGAGGTTTTTCCAGAGATACCACCTGGCAAGACACACTCTCACCCATACGG GGGTGAAGCCGTACGCTTGCTCCATGTGTGACATGAGGTTCTTCCAGCGTTACCATTTGGCAAGACACAGCCTCACTCATACTG GAGTGAAGCCGTATGCTTGTACCATGTGTGACATGCGGTTTATACAACGTTACCAACTGGAGAGACACAGTCTTACTCATACGG GGGTGAAGCCGTACGCTTGCACCATGTGTGACAAGAGGTTTTTTCAGCGCTACCACCTGGCGAGACACAGCCTCACTCATATGG GTGTGAAACCTTATGCTTGCACCATGTGTGACATGAAGTTTTTTCAGCGTTACCACCTGGCAAGACACAGCCTCACTCATACGG GTGTGAAACCTTATGCTTGCACCATGTGTGACAAGAGGTTTTTTCAGCGCTACCACCTGGCGAGACACAGCCTCACTCATATGG GTGTGAAACCTTTTGCTTGTACCATGTGTGACATGAGGTTTGTTCAGCGTTACCACCTGGCGAGACACAGCCTCACTCATACGG GTGTGAAACCTTATGCTTGCACCATGTGTGACAAGAGGTTTTTTCAGCGCTACCACCTGGCGAGACACAGCCTCACTCATATGG GTGTGAAACCTTTTGCTTGTACCATGTGTGACATGAGGTTTGTTCAGCGTTACCACCTGGCGAGACACAGCCTCACTCATACGG gGGTGAAGCCGTATGCTTGTTCCATGTGTGACATGAGGTTTATTCAGCGTAACCACCTGGAGAGACACAGCCTCACTCATACGG GAGAGAAGCCATTTGCTTGTGACATGTGTGATATGAGGTTTATCCAGCGCTACCACCTTGAGAGACACAAGCGTGTCCATAGTGGGGAGAAGCCTTACCAGTGTGAACGGTGCCAGCAG AACTTTTCAAGGACAGACCGGCTGTTGCGACATCGGCGGTTGTGCCAGGGTCGCGGCGTAGCCAAAGTAGAGAACCAGCCATGCTGCGAACCACGCCCATACCCCCAAGAACCCCCACCCGCACCCCCGACCTGGAGTCCCCTGCACCCCCCTCCAGGACGACTGGCGGTCTGA
- the znf740a gene encoding uncharacterized protein znf740a isoform X2 has product MSHLPSSSVRDHMKWAGLLGCEAVLSSMALMQASSMAAPPKKMMAPLGHGPPQREAPDRAPQSHMILPSGMSCPPLVRTHFGNLIRKEGEFQAPRLLDEKEMRANEDMQQKKKNRKSVTPCKVREQEGRGGKGTGGDENGPSSKVQKNFICDHCYGAFRSGYHLKRHILIHTGEKPYACAVCDMRFIQRYHLERHSLIHTGVKPYACSMCDMRFFQRYHLERHRLTHTGISRVKPYACSMCDMRFFQRYHLARHSLTHTGVKPYACSMCDMRFFQRYHLARHSLTHTGVKPYACSMCDMRFFQRYHLARHTLTHTGVKPYACSMCDMRFFQRYHLARHSLTHTGVKPYACTMCDMRFIQRYQLERHSLTHTGVKPYACTMCDKRFFQRYHLARHSLTHMGVKPYACTMCDMKFFQRYHLARHSLTHTGVKPYACTMCDKRFFQRYHLARHSLTHMGVKPFACTMCDMRFVQRYHLARHSLTHTGVKPYACTMCDKRFFQRYHLARHSLTHMGVKPFACTMCDMRFVQRYHLARHSLTHTGVKPYACSMCDMRFIQRNHLERHSLTHTGEKPFACDMCDMRFIQRYHLERHKRVHSGEKPYQCERCQQNFSRTDRLLRHRRLCQGRGVAKVENQPCCEPRPYPQEPPPAPPTWSPLHPPPGRLAV; this is encoded by the exons ATGTCACATCTGCCCAGCAGCTCAGTCCGCGACCATATGAAATGG GCGGGGCTGCTTGGCTGCGAGGCTGTCCTCTCCAGCATGGCCCTGATGCAGGCCagctccatggctgctccgccCAAAAAAATGATGGCTCCACTTGGCCATGGACCACCGCAGAGAGAGGCACCTGACCGTGCTCCCCAGAGCCATATGATCCTCCCGTCTGGAATGAGCTGTCCGCCCCTGGTTAGGACCCACTTCGGAAAT CTTATCCGGAAGGAAGGTGAATTCCAAGCTCCCCGCCTGCTGGATGAGAAGGAGATGAGGGCCAACGAGGAcatgcagcagaaaaaaaagaacaggaaATCAGTAACGCCCTGCAAAGTGAGAGAACAAGAAGGAAGGGGAGGGAAG GGCACAGGTGGAGATGAGAATGGTCCATCATCCAAAGTGCAGAAAAACTTTATTTGTGATCACTGTTACGGAGCTTTTAGGAGTGGATACCACCTGAAGAGACATATCCTCATTCATACAG GGGAGAAGCCGTATGCTTGTGCCGTATGTGACATGAGGTTTATTCAGCGTTACCACCTGGAGAGACACAGCCTCATTCACACGG gGGTGAAGCCGTACGCTTGTTCCATGTGTGACATGAGGTTTTTCCAGCGTTACCACCTGGAGAGACACAGACTCACTCATACGGGTATTTCAA GGGTGAAGCCGTACGCTTGCTCCATGTGTGACATGAGGTTCTTCCAACGTTACCATCTGGCAAGACACAGCCTCACTCATACTG GGGTGAAGCCATACGCTTGCTCCATGTGTGACATGAGGTTTTTCCAACGCTACCACTTGGCAAGACACAGCCTCACTCACACGG GGGTGAAGCCATATGCTTGCTCCATGTGTGACATGAGGTTTTTCCAGAGATACCACCTGGCAAGACACACTCTCACCCATACGG GGGTGAAGCCGTACGCTTGCTCCATGTGTGACATGAGGTTCTTCCAGCGTTACCATTTGGCAAGACACAGCCTCACTCATACTG GAGTGAAGCCGTATGCTTGTACCATGTGTGACATGCGGTTTATACAACGTTACCAACTGGAGAGACACAGTCTTACTCATACGG GGGTGAAGCCGTACGCTTGCACCATGTGTGACAAGAGGTTTTTTCAGCGCTACCACCTGGCGAGACACAGCCTCACTCATATGG GTGTGAAACCTTATGCTTGCACCATGTGTGACATGAAGTTTTTTCAGCGTTACCACCTGGCAAGACACAGCCTCACTCATACGG GTGTGAAACCTTATGCTTGCACCATGTGTGACAAGAGGTTTTTTCAGCGCTACCACCTGGCGAGACACAGCCTCACTCATATGG GTGTGAAACCTTTTGCTTGTACCATGTGTGACATGAGGTTTGTTCAGCGTTACCACCTGGCGAGACACAGCCTCACTCATACGG GTGTGAAACCTTATGCTTGCACCATGTGTGACAAGAGGTTTTTTCAGCGCTACCACCTGGCGAGACACAGCCTCACTCATATGG GTGTGAAACCTTTTGCTTGTACCATGTGTGACATGAGGTTTGTTCAGCGTTACCACCTGGCGAGACACAGCCTCACTCATACGG gGGTGAAGCCGTATGCTTGTTCCATGTGTGACATGAGGTTTATTCAGCGTAACCACCTGGAGAGACACAGCCTCACTCATACGG GAGAGAAGCCATTTGCTTGTGACATGTGTGATATGAGGTTTATCCAGCGCTACCACCTTGAGAGACACAAGCGTGTCCATAGTGGGGAGAAGCCTTACCAGTGTGAACGGTGCCAGCAG AACTTTTCAAGGACAGACCGGCTGTTGCGACATCGGCGGTTGTGCCAGGGTCGCGGCGTAGCCAAAGTAGAGAACCAGCCATGCTGCGAACCACGCCCATACCCCCAAGAACCCCCACCCGCACCCCCGACCTGGAGTCCCCTGCACCCCCCTCCAGGACGACTGGCGGTCTGA
- the znf740a gene encoding uncharacterized protein znf740a isoform X40 — MSHLPSSSVRDHMKWAGLLGCEAVLSSMALMQASSMAAPPKKMMAPLGHGPPQREAPDRAPQSHMILPSGMSCPPLVRTHFGNLIRKEGEFQAPRLLDEKEMRANEDMQQKKKNRKSVTPCKGTGGDENGPSSKVQKNFICDHCYGAFRSGYHLKRHILIHTGEKPYACAVCDMRFIQRYHLERHSLIHTGVKPYACSMCDMRFFQRYHLARHSLTHTGVKPYACSMCDMRFFQRYHLARHSLTHTGVKPYACSMCDMRFFQRYHLARHTLTHTGVKPYACSMCDMRFFQRYHLARHSLTHTGVKPYACTMCDMRFIQRYQLERHSLTHTGVKPYACTMCDKRFFQRYHLARHSLTHMGVKPFACTMCDMRFVQRYHLARHSLTHTGVKPYACTMCDKRFFQRYHLARHSLTHMGVKPFACTMCDMRFVQRYHLARHSLTHTGVKPYACSMCDMRFIQRNHLERHSLTHTGEKPFACDMCDMRFIQRYHLERHKRVHSGEKPYQCERCQQNFSRTDRLLRHRRLCQGRGVAKVENQPCCEPRPYPQEPPPAPPTWSPLHPPPGRLAV, encoded by the exons ATGTCACATCTGCCCAGCAGCTCAGTCCGCGACCATATGAAATGG GCGGGGCTGCTTGGCTGCGAGGCTGTCCTCTCCAGCATGGCCCTGATGCAGGCCagctccatggctgctccgccCAAAAAAATGATGGCTCCACTTGGCCATGGACCACCGCAGAGAGAGGCACCTGACCGTGCTCCCCAGAGCCATATGATCCTCCCGTCTGGAATGAGCTGTCCGCCCCTGGTTAGGACCCACTTCGGAAAT CTTATCCGGAAGGAAGGTGAATTCCAAGCTCCCCGCCTGCTGGATGAGAAGGAGATGAGGGCCAACGAGGAcatgcagcagaaaaaaaagaacaggaaATCAGTAACGCCCTGCAAA GGCACAGGTGGAGATGAGAATGGTCCATCATCCAAAGTGCAGAAAAACTTTATTTGTGATCACTGTTACGGAGCTTTTAGGAGTGGATACCACCTGAAGAGACATATCCTCATTCATACAG GGGAGAAGCCGTATGCTTGTGCCGTATGTGACATGAGGTTTATTCAGCGTTACCACCTGGAGAGACACAGCCTCATTCACACGG GGGTGAAGCCGTACGCTTGCTCCATGTGTGACATGAGGTTCTTCCAACGTTACCATCTGGCAAGACACAGCCTCACTCATACTG GGGTGAAGCCATACGCTTGCTCCATGTGTGACATGAGGTTTTTCCAACGCTACCACTTGGCAAGACACAGCCTCACTCACACGG GGGTGAAGCCATATGCTTGCTCCATGTGTGACATGAGGTTTTTCCAGAGATACCACCTGGCAAGACACACTCTCACCCATACGG GGGTGAAGCCGTACGCTTGCTCCATGTGTGACATGAGGTTCTTCCAGCGTTACCATTTGGCAAGACACAGCCTCACTCATACTG GAGTGAAGCCGTATGCTTGTACCATGTGTGACATGCGGTTTATACAACGTTACCAACTGGAGAGACACAGTCTTACTCATACGG GTGTGAAACCTTATGCTTGCACCATGTGTGACAAGAGGTTTTTTCAGCGCTACCACCTGGCGAGACACAGCCTCACTCATATGG GTGTGAAACCTTTTGCTTGTACCATGTGTGACATGAGGTTTGTTCAGCGTTACCACCTGGCGAGACACAGCCTCACTCATACGG GTGTGAAACCTTATGCTTGCACCATGTGTGACAAGAGGTTTTTTCAGCGCTACCACCTGGCGAGACACAGCCTCACTCATATGG GTGTGAAACCTTTTGCTTGTACCATGTGTGACATGAGGTTTGTTCAGCGTTACCACCTGGCGAGACACAGCCTCACTCATACGG gGGTGAAGCCGTATGCTTGTTCCATGTGTGACATGAGGTTTATTCAGCGTAACCACCTGGAGAGACACAGCCTCACTCATACGG GAGAGAAGCCATTTGCTTGTGACATGTGTGATATGAGGTTTATCCAGCGCTACCACCTTGAGAGACACAAGCGTGTCCATAGTGGGGAGAAGCCTTACCAGTGTGAACGGTGCCAGCAG AACTTTTCAAGGACAGACCGGCTGTTGCGACATCGGCGGTTGTGCCAGGGTCGCGGCGTAGCCAAAGTAGAGAACCAGCCATGCTGCGAACCACGCCCATACCCCCAAGAACCCCCACCCGCACCCCCGACCTGGAGTCCCCTGCACCCCCCTCCAGGACGACTGGCGGTCTGA
- the znf740a gene encoding uncharacterized protein znf740a isoform X28: MSHLPSSSVRDHMKWAGLLGCEAVLSSMALMQASSMAAPPKKMMAPLGHGPPQREAPDRAPQSHMILPSGMSCPPLLIRKEGEFQAPRLLDEKEMRANEDMQQKKKNRKSVTPCKGTGGDENGPSSKVQKNFICDHCYGAFRSGYHLKRHILIHTGVKPYACSMCDMRFFQRYHLERHRLTHTGVKPYACSMCDMRFFQRYHLARHSLTHTGVKPYACSMCDMRFFQRYHLARHSLTHTGVKPYACSMCDMRFFQRYHLARHTLTHTGVKPYACSMCDMRFFQRYHLARHSLTHTGVKPYACTMCDMRFIQRYQLERHSLTHTGVKPYACTMCDKRFFQRYHLARHSLTHMGVKPYACTMCDMKFFQRYHLARHSLTHTGVKPYACTMCDKRFFQRYHLARHSLTHMGVKPFACTMCDMRFVQRYHLARHSLTHTGVKPYACTMCDKRFFQRYHLARHSLTHMGVKPFACTMCDMRFVQRYHLARHSLTHTGVKPYACSMCDMRFIQRNHLERHSLTHTGEKPFACDMCDMRFIQRYHLERHKRVHSGEKPYQCERCQQNFSRTDRLLRHRRLCQGRGVAKVENQPCCEPRPYPQEPPPAPPTWSPLHPPPGRLAV, from the exons ATGTCACATCTGCCCAGCAGCTCAGTCCGCGACCATATGAAATGG GCGGGGCTGCTTGGCTGCGAGGCTGTCCTCTCCAGCATGGCCCTGATGCAGGCCagctccatggctgctccgccCAAAAAAATGATGGCTCCACTTGGCCATGGACCACCGCAGAGAGAGGCACCTGACCGTGCTCCCCAGAGCCATATGATCCTCCCGTCTGGAATGAGCTGTCCGCCCCTG CTTATCCGGAAGGAAGGTGAATTCCAAGCTCCCCGCCTGCTGGATGAGAAGGAGATGAGGGCCAACGAGGAcatgcagcagaaaaaaaagaacaggaaATCAGTAACGCCCTGCAAA GGCACAGGTGGAGATGAGAATGGTCCATCATCCAAAGTGCAGAAAAACTTTATTTGTGATCACTGTTACGGAGCTTTTAGGAGTGGATACCACCTGAAGAGACATATCCTCATTCATACAG gGGTGAAGCCGTACGCTTGTTCCATGTGTGACATGAGGTTTTTCCAGCGTTACCACCTGGAGAGACACAGACTCACTCATACGG GGGTGAAGCCGTACGCTTGCTCCATGTGTGACATGAGGTTCTTCCAACGTTACCATCTGGCAAGACACAGCCTCACTCATACTG GGGTGAAGCCATACGCTTGCTCCATGTGTGACATGAGGTTTTTCCAACGCTACCACTTGGCAAGACACAGCCTCACTCACACGG GGGTGAAGCCATATGCTTGCTCCATGTGTGACATGAGGTTTTTCCAGAGATACCACCTGGCAAGACACACTCTCACCCATACGG GGGTGAAGCCGTACGCTTGCTCCATGTGTGACATGAGGTTCTTCCAGCGTTACCATTTGGCAAGACACAGCCTCACTCATACTG GAGTGAAGCCGTATGCTTGTACCATGTGTGACATGCGGTTTATACAACGTTACCAACTGGAGAGACACAGTCTTACTCATACGG GGGTGAAGCCGTACGCTTGCACCATGTGTGACAAGAGGTTTTTTCAGCGCTACCACCTGGCGAGACACAGCCTCACTCATATGG GTGTGAAACCTTATGCTTGCACCATGTGTGACATGAAGTTTTTTCAGCGTTACCACCTGGCAAGACACAGCCTCACTCATACGG GTGTGAAACCTTATGCTTGCACCATGTGTGACAAGAGGTTTTTTCAGCGCTACCACCTGGCGAGACACAGCCTCACTCATATGG GTGTGAAACCTTTTGCTTGTACCATGTGTGACATGAGGTTTGTTCAGCGTTACCACCTGGCGAGACACAGCCTCACTCATACGG GTGTGAAACCTTATGCTTGCACCATGTGTGACAAGAGGTTTTTTCAGCGCTACCACCTGGCGAGACACAGCCTCACTCATATGG GTGTGAAACCTTTTGCTTGTACCATGTGTGACATGAGGTTTGTTCAGCGTTACCACCTGGCGAGACACAGCCTCACTCATACGG gGGTGAAGCCGTATGCTTGTTCCATGTGTGACATGAGGTTTATTCAGCGTAACCACCTGGAGAGACACAGCCTCACTCATACGG GAGAGAAGCCATTTGCTTGTGACATGTGTGATATGAGGTTTATCCAGCGCTACCACCTTGAGAGACACAAGCGTGTCCATAGTGGGGAGAAGCCTTACCAGTGTGAACGGTGCCAGCAG AACTTTTCAAGGACAGACCGGCTGTTGCGACATCGGCGGTTGTGCCAGGGTCGCGGCGTAGCCAAAGTAGAGAACCAGCCATGCTGCGAACCACGCCCATACCCCCAAGAACCCCCACCCGCACCCCCGACCTGGAGTCCCCTGCACCCCCCTCCAGGACGACTGGCGGTCTGA
- the znf740a gene encoding uncharacterized protein znf740a isoform X17: protein MSHLPSSSVRDHMKWAGLLGCEAVLSSMALMQASSMAAPPKKMMAPLGHGPPQREAPDRAPQSHMILPSGMSCPPLVRTHFGNLIRKEGEFQAPRLLDEKEMRANEDMQQKKKNRKSVTPCKVREQEGRGGKGTGGDENGPSSKVQKNFICDHCYGAFRSGYHLKRHILIHTGEKPYACAVCDMRFIQRYHLERHSLIHTGVKPYACSMCDMRFFQRYHLERHRLTHTGISRVKPYACSMCDMRFFQRYHLARHSLTHTGVKPYACSMCDMRFFQRYHLARHSLTHTGVKPYACSMCDMRFFQRYHLARHSLTHTGVKPYACTMCDMRFIQRYQLERHSLTHTGVKPYACTMCDKRFFQRYHLARHSLTHMGVKPYACTMCDMKFFQRYHLARHSLTHTGVKPYACTMCDKRFFQRYHLARHSLTHMGVKPFACTMCDMRFVQRYHLARHSLTHTGVKPYACTMCDKRFFQRYHLARHSLTHMGVKPFACTMCDMRFVQRYHLARHSLTHTGVKPYACSMCDMRFIQRNHLERHSLTHTGEKPFACDMCDMRFIQRYHLERHKRVHSGEKPYQCERCQQNFSRTDRLLRHRRLCQGRGVAKVENQPCCEPRPYPQEPPPAPPTWSPLHPPPGRLAV, encoded by the exons ATGTCACATCTGCCCAGCAGCTCAGTCCGCGACCATATGAAATGG GCGGGGCTGCTTGGCTGCGAGGCTGTCCTCTCCAGCATGGCCCTGATGCAGGCCagctccatggctgctccgccCAAAAAAATGATGGCTCCACTTGGCCATGGACCACCGCAGAGAGAGGCACCTGACCGTGCTCCCCAGAGCCATATGATCCTCCCGTCTGGAATGAGCTGTCCGCCCCTGGTTAGGACCCACTTCGGAAAT CTTATCCGGAAGGAAGGTGAATTCCAAGCTCCCCGCCTGCTGGATGAGAAGGAGATGAGGGCCAACGAGGAcatgcagcagaaaaaaaagaacaggaaATCAGTAACGCCCTGCAAAGTGAGAGAACAAGAAGGAAGGGGAGGGAAG GGCACAGGTGGAGATGAGAATGGTCCATCATCCAAAGTGCAGAAAAACTTTATTTGTGATCACTGTTACGGAGCTTTTAGGAGTGGATACCACCTGAAGAGACATATCCTCATTCATACAG GGGAGAAGCCGTATGCTTGTGCCGTATGTGACATGAGGTTTATTCAGCGTTACCACCTGGAGAGACACAGCCTCATTCACACGG gGGTGAAGCCGTACGCTTGTTCCATGTGTGACATGAGGTTTTTCCAGCGTTACCACCTGGAGAGACACAGACTCACTCATACGGGTATTTCAA GGGTGAAGCCGTACGCTTGCTCCATGTGTGACATGAGGTTCTTCCAACGTTACCATCTGGCAAGACACAGCCTCACTCATACTG GGGTGAAGCCATACGCTTGCTCCATGTGTGACATGAGGTTTTTCCAACGCTACCACTTGGCAAGACACAGCCTCACTCACACGG GGGTGAAGCCGTACGCTTGCTCCATGTGTGACATGAGGTTCTTCCAGCGTTACCATTTGGCAAGACACAGCCTCACTCATACTG GAGTGAAGCCGTATGCTTGTACCATGTGTGACATGCGGTTTATACAACGTTACCAACTGGAGAGACACAGTCTTACTCATACGG GGGTGAAGCCGTACGCTTGCACCATGTGTGACAAGAGGTTTTTTCAGCGCTACCACCTGGCGAGACACAGCCTCACTCATATGG GTGTGAAACCTTATGCTTGCACCATGTGTGACATGAAGTTTTTTCAGCGTTACCACCTGGCAAGACACAGCCTCACTCATACGG GTGTGAAACCTTATGCTTGCACCATGTGTGACAAGAGGTTTTTTCAGCGCTACCACCTGGCGAGACACAGCCTCACTCATATGG GTGTGAAACCTTTTGCTTGTACCATGTGTGACATGAGGTTTGTTCAGCGTTACCACCTGGCGAGACACAGCCTCACTCATACGG GTGTGAAACCTTATGCTTGCACCATGTGTGACAAGAGGTTTTTTCAGCGCTACCACCTGGCGAGACACAGCCTCACTCATATGG GTGTGAAACCTTTTGCTTGTACCATGTGTGACATGAGGTTTGTTCAGCGTTACCACCTGGCGAGACACAGCCTCACTCATACGG gGGTGAAGCCGTATGCTTGTTCCATGTGTGACATGAGGTTTATTCAGCGTAACCACCTGGAGAGACACAGCCTCACTCATACGG GAGAGAAGCCATTTGCTTGTGACATGTGTGATATGAGGTTTATCCAGCGCTACCACCTTGAGAGACACAAGCGTGTCCATAGTGGGGAGAAGCCTTACCAGTGTGAACGGTGCCAGCAG AACTTTTCAAGGACAGACCGGCTGTTGCGACATCGGCGGTTGTGCCAGGGTCGCGGCGTAGCCAAAGTAGAGAACCAGCCATGCTGCGAACCACGCCCATACCCCCAAGAACCCCCACCCGCACCCCCGACCTGGAGTCCCCTGCACCCCCCTCCAGGACGACTGGCGGTCTGA